A window of Pullulanibacillus sp. KACC 23026 genomic DNA:
GCTTTTGAAGAATTGAAGCAGGAAGGACTGATTCGCTACTACGGCATCAGTTCCATTCGGCCAAATGTCATTCGCGAATACGTCAAACGGTCAAACCTAGTCAGTGTCATGATGCAGTATAGCTTACTCGATCGCCGTCCTGAAGAAGCTGTTTTAGACTTATTGCACGAGCATCACATCTCGGTCATTGCACGTGGACCTGTCGCAAAGGGGCTGCTGTCTGAAAAAGGGTTAGACAAGATTCCGGCAAACGGCTATCTTTCCCATTCGCCAGATGAGCTCCAAAAAACGATCGAGCAACTGCTTGAACATGTGAAGCCTCGCGATTTGTCACAGGTTGCCTTGCGTTACGTCATCGACCATCCAGCTGTCGCAACAGCGATTCCAGGAGCTAGCCGTCTTTCCCAGCTGCTAGATAATGCAAAAGCCGCACAACTCGAGCCATTAAATCAAGCAGAGCGCGACTCCCTTCGTCAGCTCACCCCTGCTCTCTTTTATGATCAGCATAGATAATAATAAAACGCTTGTCTTCCTGAGGA
This region includes:
- a CDS encoding aldo/keto reductase; this translates as MKKHQLGTSDLVISEIGFGTMSLPQDEKEAIRLVHEAIDQGINFFDTADLYDQGRIESVLGKAIKGKRDDLVIATKVGNHWEQGKDGWYWDPSKAYIKEAVKGSLQRLGIDAIDLYQLHGGTLDDPIDETIEAFEELKQEGLIRYYGISSIRPNVIREYVKRSNLVSVMMQYSLLDRRPEEAVLDLLHEHHISVIARGPVAKGLLSEKGLDKIPANGYLSHSPDELQKTIEQLLEHVKPRDLSQVALRYVIDHPAVATAIPGASRLSQLLDNAKAAQLEPLNQAERDSLRQLTPALFYDQHR